The following coding sequences lie in one Phragmites australis chromosome 8, lpPhrAust1.1, whole genome shotgun sequence genomic window:
- the LOC133926704 gene encoding uncharacterized protein LOC133926704 isoform X1 — protein sequence MATVTTSPATLQPCKHASRGLMRFPSFPRRRSYGLVTTKATAYSRGQPAVKGSRVEAPVGVSAAGEEGDRIRRLQNGPDVRGVALEGEKGRAVDLTPLAVEVIAESFGEWLGEELRREGEELRVSVGRDPRLSGARLSAALFAGLARAGCSVFDMGLATTPACFMSTILPRFSYDASIMMTASHLPYTRNGLKFFTKRGGLTSSDVEKICDRAAQKYVARKMGLGGRGGTRSVVMRVDLMSAYAQHLRDIIKQRVAHPTHYDTPLKGFKVVVNAGNGCGGFFTWDVLEKLGADTMGSLHLEPDGTFPNHMPNPEDATAMSLTRSAVLAQGADLGVVFDTDVDRSGVVDDTGAAINGDRLIALMSAIVLDEHPGTTIVTDARASDGLTRFIASRGGHHCLYRVGYRNVIDKGVQLNADGVETHLMMETTGHGALKENYFLDDGAYMVVKIIIEMVRMKLAGLEGGVGSLIMDLEEPAESELLRMNILGEPKHAKQRGTQAVETFKKYIQEGKLSGWVLDDCGDCSVGEGCLVDTNDHPIDVDAYMYRAKLYDENNRPLGLVHIRQSVHNPNIALNMQSYVPSGCKSMARDILDRFLVASGVNEFVDISEVEKFVN from the exons ATGGCCACTGTCACCACTTCTCCGGCCACTCTCCAGCCATGTAAGCACGCGAGCCGCGGCTTGATGCGGTTTCCTTCTTTTCCAAGGAGAAGGAGTTACGGTCTGGTGACAACGAAAGCCACGGCGTACTCCCGTGGCCAGCCTGCGGTGAAGGGCAGCCGGGTTGAGGCGCCCGTCGGTGTCTCGGCGGCAGGTGAGGAGGGCGACAGGATCCGGAGGCTGCAGAACGGGCCCGACGTGCGGGGCGTTGCGCTGGAAGGCGAGAAGGGTCGGGCCGTGGACCTCACGCCGCTGGCAGTGGAGGTGATCGCCGAGAGCTTCGGGGAGTGGCTAGGGGAGGAGctccggcgggagggcgaggaGCTGCGTGTGTCCGTCGGCCGGGACCCGCGGCTGTCGGGGGCGCGGCTCAGCGCGGCGCTCTTCGCGGGGCTCGCGAGGGCGGGGTGCTCCGTGTTCGACATGGGGCTCGCCACCACGCCGGCCTGCTTCATGAGCACCATATTACCTCGGTTCAGCTACGACGCGTCTATCATG ATGACTGCGTCACATCTCCCCTACACCCGCAACGgcctcaagttcttcaccaagcGCGGCGGGCTGACCTCCAGCGATGTGGAGAAAATCTGCGACCGCGCAGCGCAGAAGTATGTGGCGAGGAAGATGGGCCTCGGCGGCAGAGGGGGCACGCGGTCGGTGGTGATGCGCGTCGACCTCATGAGCGCCTACGCACAGCACCTCCGCGACATCATCAAGCAACGTGTCGCGCACCCTACGCACTACGACACCCCGCTCAAGGGTTTCAAAGTTGTCGTCAACGCCGGCAACGGATGCGGCGGCTTTTTCACGTGGGACGTCCTGGAGAAGCTGGGCGCCGACACGATGGGCAGCCTCCACCTGGAGCCCGACGGCACGTTCCCGAACCACATGCCCAACCCGGAGGACGCGACCGCCATGTCACTCACCCGCAGCGCCGTCCTGGCCCAGGGCGCTGACCTGGGCGTCGTCTTCGATACCGACGTGGACCGCAGCGGCGTGGTGGACGACACAGGCGCGGCCATCAACGGCGACCGGCTCATCGCGctcatgtcggccatcgtgctgGACGAGCACCCGGGCACAACGATCGTCACCGACGCGCGCGCCAGCGACGGGCTCACGCGGTTCATTGCCTCCAGGGGCGGCCACCACTGCCTCTACCGCGTCGGTTACCGCAACGTCATCGACAAGGGCGTGCAGCTCAACGCCGACGGCGTCGAGACCCACCTAATGATGGAGACCACCGGCCATGGCGCGCTCAAGGAGAACTACTTTCTCGACGATG GCGCATACATGGTGGTGAAGATCATCATCGAGATGGTCCGGATGAAACTGGCAGGATTAGAGGGAGGGGTAGGGAGCCTCATTATGGATCTCGAGGAGCCCGCTGAGTCCGAGCTGTTGAGGATGAACATCTTGGGTGAACCCAAGCATGCAAAACAAAGGGGTACACAAGCAGTTGAGACTTTCAAGAAATACATCCAG GAGGGGAAACTTTCCGGTTGGGTGCTCGATGATTGTGGGGATTGCTCAGTTGGCGAGGGATGCCTGGTGGACACAAATGATCATCCTATCGATGTTGATGCATACATGTACAG AGCAAAACTTTATGACGAGAATAACAGACCACTGGGCTTGGTTCACATTCGTCAAAGTGTTCATAATCCCAATATAGCgttgaacatgcaatcctatgTTCCTAGTGGTTGCAAATCCATGGCAAGGGATATTCTTGACAG GTTTTTGGTGGCTAGTGGAGTAAATGAGTTTGTTGACATCAGTGAAGTAGAGAAATTTGTAAACTAG
- the LOC133926704 gene encoding uncharacterized protein LOC133926704 isoform X2: MATVTTSPATLQPCKHASRGLMRFPSFPRRRSYGLVTTKATAYSRGQPAVKGSRVEAPVGVSAAGEEGDRIRRLQNGPDVRGVALEGEKGRAVDLTPLAVEVIAESFGEWLGEELRREGEELRVSVGRDPRLSGARLSAALFAGLARAGCSVFDMGLATTPACFMSTILPRFSYDASIMMTASHLPYTRNGLKFFTKRGGLTSSDVEKICDRAAQKYVARKMGLGGRGGTRSVVMRVDLMSAYAQHLRDIIKQRVAHPTHYDTPLKGFKVVVNAGNGCGGFFTWDVLEKLGADTMGSLHLEPDGTFPNHMPNPEDATAMSLTRSAVLAQGADLGVVFDTDVDRSGVVDDTGAAINGDRLIALMSAIVLDEHPGTTIVTDARASDGLTRFIASRGGHHCLYRVGYRNVIDKGVQLNADGVETHLMMETTGHGALKENYFLDDGAYMVVKIIIEMVRMKLAGLEGGVGSLIMDLEEPAESELLRMNILGEPKHAKQRGTQAVETFKKYIQEGKLSGWVLDDCGDCSVGEGCLVDTNDHPIDVDAYMYRAKLYDENNRPLGLVHIRQSVHNPNIALNMQSYVPSGCKSMARDILDRYLILTRS, from the exons ATGGCCACTGTCACCACTTCTCCGGCCACTCTCCAGCCATGTAAGCACGCGAGCCGCGGCTTGATGCGGTTTCCTTCTTTTCCAAGGAGAAGGAGTTACGGTCTGGTGACAACGAAAGCCACGGCGTACTCCCGTGGCCAGCCTGCGGTGAAGGGCAGCCGGGTTGAGGCGCCCGTCGGTGTCTCGGCGGCAGGTGAGGAGGGCGACAGGATCCGGAGGCTGCAGAACGGGCCCGACGTGCGGGGCGTTGCGCTGGAAGGCGAGAAGGGTCGGGCCGTGGACCTCACGCCGCTGGCAGTGGAGGTGATCGCCGAGAGCTTCGGGGAGTGGCTAGGGGAGGAGctccggcgggagggcgaggaGCTGCGTGTGTCCGTCGGCCGGGACCCGCGGCTGTCGGGGGCGCGGCTCAGCGCGGCGCTCTTCGCGGGGCTCGCGAGGGCGGGGTGCTCCGTGTTCGACATGGGGCTCGCCACCACGCCGGCCTGCTTCATGAGCACCATATTACCTCGGTTCAGCTACGACGCGTCTATCATG ATGACTGCGTCACATCTCCCCTACACCCGCAACGgcctcaagttcttcaccaagcGCGGCGGGCTGACCTCCAGCGATGTGGAGAAAATCTGCGACCGCGCAGCGCAGAAGTATGTGGCGAGGAAGATGGGCCTCGGCGGCAGAGGGGGCACGCGGTCGGTGGTGATGCGCGTCGACCTCATGAGCGCCTACGCACAGCACCTCCGCGACATCATCAAGCAACGTGTCGCGCACCCTACGCACTACGACACCCCGCTCAAGGGTTTCAAAGTTGTCGTCAACGCCGGCAACGGATGCGGCGGCTTTTTCACGTGGGACGTCCTGGAGAAGCTGGGCGCCGACACGATGGGCAGCCTCCACCTGGAGCCCGACGGCACGTTCCCGAACCACATGCCCAACCCGGAGGACGCGACCGCCATGTCACTCACCCGCAGCGCCGTCCTGGCCCAGGGCGCTGACCTGGGCGTCGTCTTCGATACCGACGTGGACCGCAGCGGCGTGGTGGACGACACAGGCGCGGCCATCAACGGCGACCGGCTCATCGCGctcatgtcggccatcgtgctgGACGAGCACCCGGGCACAACGATCGTCACCGACGCGCGCGCCAGCGACGGGCTCACGCGGTTCATTGCCTCCAGGGGCGGCCACCACTGCCTCTACCGCGTCGGTTACCGCAACGTCATCGACAAGGGCGTGCAGCTCAACGCCGACGGCGTCGAGACCCACCTAATGATGGAGACCACCGGCCATGGCGCGCTCAAGGAGAACTACTTTCTCGACGATG GCGCATACATGGTGGTGAAGATCATCATCGAGATGGTCCGGATGAAACTGGCAGGATTAGAGGGAGGGGTAGGGAGCCTCATTATGGATCTCGAGGAGCCCGCTGAGTCCGAGCTGTTGAGGATGAACATCTTGGGTGAACCCAAGCATGCAAAACAAAGGGGTACACAAGCAGTTGAGACTTTCAAGAAATACATCCAG GAGGGGAAACTTTCCGGTTGGGTGCTCGATGATTGTGGGGATTGCTCAGTTGGCGAGGGATGCCTGGTGGACACAAATGATCATCCTATCGATGTTGATGCATACATGTACAG AGCAAAACTTTATGACGAGAATAACAGACCACTGGGCTTGGTTCACATTCGTCAAAGTGTTCATAATCCCAATATAGCgttgaacatgcaatcctatgTTCCTAGTGGTTGCAAATCCATGGCAAGGGATATTCTTGACAGGTACTTAATTCTCACCAGATCCTAA